One genomic segment of Spirochaeta cellobiosiphila DSM 17781 includes these proteins:
- a CDS encoding DNA-3-methyladenine glycosylase I, whose product MIRCGWVPEDKELYIQYHDQEWGVPVHDDRTFFEFLILEGAQAGLSWYTVLRKREAYRQAFDDFDPQIVAQYDEAKVAELLANQGIIRNKLKIGSAIKNAKAFLQIQTEWKSFDRFIWNYVDNKPIVNNFPKLSDVPASTELSERISKDLKKRGMSFVGTTIIYSFLQATGIVNDHTTDCYRYKEVQKL is encoded by the coding sequence ATGATACGTTGTGGATGGGTTCCGGAAGATAAGGAACTTTATATTCAATATCATGATCAGGAGTGGGGTGTCCCTGTCCATGATGATCGTACCTTCTTTGAATTCTTGATACTTGAAGGAGCTCAAGCCGGTCTATCCTGGTACACCGTTTTACGTAAAAGAGAGGCTTATCGTCAGGCCTTTGATGATTTCGATCCCCAGATTGTTGCTCAATATGACGAAGCCAAAGTGGCTGAGTTATTGGCTAATCAAGGAATCATACGTAACAAACTTAAAATAGGATCCGCTATTAAGAATGCAAAGGCTTTTCTTCAAATACAGACAGAATGGAAAAGCTTTGATAGGTTCATATGGAATTATGTAGATAATAAACCTATCGTGAATAATTTTCCTAAACTATCTGATGTTCCTGCCAGTACAGAATTGTCTGAAAGAATATCCAAGGACCTTAAGAAAAGAGGAATGTCCTTTGTTGGTACGACTATTATTTATTCTTTTCTACAGGCAACGGGTATTGTGAATGATCACACTACAGATTGCTATCGATACAAAGAAGTACAAAAGCTTTAA
- a CDS encoding ABC-F family ATP-binding cassette domain-containing protein — MAENLISIDNITKILGDKVLFEGVSFGIQKGQKVALIGINGTGKSTLLKILAQKIEPDEGHISWNKGYHVSYLPQKPDYDSQDTVLDHIFKDDSPVMTAIREYEVCLEDVAQNRPGGERLQELMEQMDNLNAWTIESNIKGVLNRLGIENVTQKMGELSGGMIRKVSLAQVLVNDSQLILLDEPTNHLDAPTIIWLEEFLKQTEKSLVVVTHDRYFLNNVCSVIYEIDDQRLYRYDGNYTYYLEKRDLRLQIKYREQERIKTILRREVEWLSRGPKARGTKDKKRIARAYDLMDAQEGDSPIMSDFSTEGKRLGKKVLELKHVEKSFGDKTILNSFDYSFKKGERLGLIGGNGVGKTTFLKILVGDIEPDSGFVDPGKNTVFGYFDQLSISLDSDENVLDYLQSYGDTITKAGGQVVSAGQLLEEFLFPKEKFRTPLKLLSGGERRRLQLITVLLGSPNFLIFDEPTNDLDIDTLGALESFLEDYDGCVLVVSHDRYFLDKVVDGLFVLDGSGDVQGFTGSYTEYWDYSRKEKARAKKEQSKSADWPKKREKRGLSFNEKKEFEELLPLIEELELEKAQLEEDFVDSSIDPQAMQQKNERYDQVNQLIESNTLRWEELAEKME; from the coding sequence ATGGCTGAAAACTTAATATCAATTGACAATATAACAAAAATCCTTGGTGACAAGGTTCTCTTTGAGGGGGTGTCCTTCGGTATCCAGAAGGGGCAGAAGGTTGCTCTTATCGGTATCAATGGGACAGGTAAATCGACTCTACTAAAAATCCTGGCTCAAAAGATTGAGCCTGATGAGGGGCATATTTCCTGGAATAAAGGATATCATGTGTCTTATTTACCTCAGAAACCCGATTATGACTCACAAGATACAGTACTGGATCATATATTCAAAGATGACTCTCCTGTAATGACAGCTATTAGAGAATATGAGGTCTGTCTGGAAGATGTCGCTCAAAATAGACCGGGAGGAGAACGTCTTCAGGAATTAATGGAGCAAATGGATAACCTTAATGCCTGGACTATTGAAAGCAATATAAAAGGCGTTCTTAATCGACTAGGGATTGAAAATGTTACCCAGAAGATGGGGGAGTTATCAGGAGGAATGATCCGAAAGGTCTCTTTAGCCCAGGTCCTGGTTAATGATTCCCAGCTAATCCTTCTGGATGAGCCTACCAACCATCTGGATGCTCCTACTATTATCTGGTTAGAAGAATTCCTCAAGCAAACAGAGAAGTCCCTCGTGGTAGTAACACATGATAGGTACTTCCTTAATAACGTATGTTCAGTCATCTATGAAATCGATGACCAGAGGCTTTATCGCTATGATGGTAATTATACATATTATCTTGAAAAAAGAGATCTAAGACTCCAGATCAAATACCGGGAACAAGAAAGGATTAAAACCATTCTCAGGCGTGAAGTGGAATGGTTAAGTCGCGGACCAAAAGCACGGGGAACTAAGGATAAAAAAAGAATTGCCAGGGCCTATGATCTGATGGACGCTCAAGAAGGGGATTCTCCTATTATGAGTGATTTCTCTACTGAAGGGAAACGTTTGGGGAAAAAAGTTCTGGAACTCAAGCATGTGGAAAAATCCTTCGGTGATAAGACCATCCTCAATTCCTTTGACTATTCTTTCAAAAAAGGAGAACGTTTAGGTCTCATTGGGGGCAATGGAGTAGGAAAGACCACCTTCCTTAAGATCCTTGTTGGTGATATTGAACCGGATTCAGGATTTGTGGATCCAGGCAAGAACACTGTATTTGGCTACTTTGATCAATTAAGTATATCCCTCGATTCTGATGAAAACGTATTAGATTATCTTCAAAGCTATGGAGATACCATAACAAAAGCTGGAGGCCAGGTTGTCTCTGCAGGACAACTTCTGGAAGAATTCCTCTTCCCAAAAGAAAAATTCCGAACACCACTCAAGCTTTTGTCCGGTGGAGAACGACGACGTTTGCAACTAATAACAGTACTTCTAGGGAGTCCTAATTTTCTCATCTTTGACGAACCAACAAATGATTTGGATATAGATACTCTGGGAGCTTTGGAAAGCTTTCTTGAGGACTATGATGGTTGTGTTCTGGTGGTATCCCATGATAGATACTTTCTGGACAAAGTCGTAGATGGACTCTTTGTCCTGGATGGTTCAGGTGATGTTCAAGGATTTACAGGATCCTATACTGAGTACTGGGATTATAGCCGTAAGGAAAAAGCCCGGGCCAAGAAGGAACAAAGTAAGTCTGCAGATTGGCCTAAGAAAAGAGAAAAGAGAGGTTTAAGCTTCAATGAAAAAAAAGAGTTTGAAGAACTTCTTCCTCTAATAGAAGAACTGGAACTGGAGAAAGCCCAATTAGAAGAGGATTTTGTTGATTCTTCCATTGATCCCCAGGCTATGCAGCAAAAGAATGAACGATATGATCAGGTGAATCAATTAATAGAATCAAACACATTGCGTTGGGAAGAACTAGCAGAAAAAATGGAGTAA
- a CDS encoding protein-glutamate methylesterase/protein-glutamine glutaminase, giving the protein MSKKIRVLVTDDSALMRNLISKIVEGNDKLEVAGTAMNGRFALKKIDSLKPDIIVLDLEMPEMNGIEFLQERKRLGIKIPVVILSSIATKGARITMEALDLGASDFITKPSGSISEDIHVVGERLCNLLIAYGGNYIGVKMEATSEEIASVSSSYIPDKKKALMKDLGITMADRPQADKIARRKEPGVLEILGLGISTGGPNALRHMLPHLREDFPVPILIVQHMPAGFTEEFANSLNRICPLEVKEAQDGDVIKAGRILIAPGDKHLEVERMSFASIAKVRSGDAVNGHRPSVDVLFESIGKNYGNRAMGVIMTGMGKDGAREIGRIYREGGITIGQDEQSSIVYGMPKVAKELGHLDKVVSLDEMAETLNSLTSKYTKQ; this is encoded by the coding sequence AGTAAAATTGTTGAAGGCAATGACAAGCTAGAAGTAGCAGGTACGGCTATGAATGGTCGTTTTGCTCTCAAAAAAATAGATTCATTAAAACCAGATATCATTGTTCTAGACTTGGAAATGCCTGAGATGAATGGCATTGAATTCCTACAAGAACGAAAACGTCTAGGGATAAAAATTCCTGTCGTTATATTATCCTCCATTGCTACAAAAGGTGCTCGAATAACCATGGAGGCATTAGACTTAGGGGCTAGTGATTTTATTACCAAGCCATCTGGATCTATCTCTGAAGATATTCATGTTGTGGGAGAGCGTCTTTGTAATTTATTAATAGCTTATGGTGGTAATTACATTGGTGTGAAAATGGAAGCCACATCTGAAGAGATTGCTTCTGTATCCAGTAGTTATATTCCCGACAAAAAGAAAGCTCTTATGAAGGATCTGGGCATTACTATGGCCGACAGGCCCCAGGCAGATAAGATCGCCAGACGAAAGGAACCAGGAGTTCTTGAGATCCTTGGGTTGGGAATATCTACAGGAGGTCCTAATGCTTTAAGACATATGTTGCCTCACCTAAGGGAAGACTTCCCTGTTCCCATTCTCATTGTTCAGCATATGCCTGCAGGATTTACAGAAGAATTTGCTAATAGCTTGAACAGAATATGTCCCCTTGAAGTAAAAGAAGCTCAAGATGGTGATGTGATAAAAGCAGGGCGTATTCTGATAGCCCCTGGTGATAAACACTTAGAAGTGGAAAGGATGAGTTTTGCCAGTATAGCCAAGGTTCGCTCTGGTGATGCTGTTAATGGTCACCGTCCTAGTGTTGATGTATTATTTGAATCCATTGGTAAGAATTATGGAAATCGAGCAATGGGTGTCATTATGACAGGTATGGGCAAAGATGGTGCCAGAGAAATAGGTCGTATCTACCGGGAAGGGGGGATCACCATAGGACAGGATGAGCAAAGTTCAATTGTCTATGGAATGCCTAAGGTCGCTAAAGAATTAGGTCATCTGGATAAGGTAGTCAGCTTGGATGAAATGGCAGAAACCCTAAACTCTTTGACAAGCAAATATACAAAGCAGTAG